Below is a window of Cytobacillus firmus DNA.
TTGCACATAAAGATATGCCTCCTTTTCGTATTTCGAAAGATTGTTAGACTTTTTGAAAGTTTGATTGCTAAAGTGAAATGAATCACTTTGGTTTTTCGTTATTATGATTGCCATAAAATCTCCATATCTGGGATGTAAGATAATTATTTTTCAACTCAAATAAAAACCGAATTTTACTCATTGCAATCAATTAAAAATTCCCTGAATTTTTTTCACATCCATAATTTCTGCATTTATTTTTATTATGATTTGTTTTGAATAAATACAGGAGGTTACCGGCATGAAGATTAAACTGCTTGCTATATTCATTTTTTCAATCATTTTCCTCGCTGCCTGTTCAAATAGCGGTATGAGTGGAATGGACCATGGAAACATGGACATGGAAGAGGAGAATAATTCTGAAGTAAAAGAGAATGACGAGGGGCTGCAGACTACAAACACTACAGAAACACTTACGGGCAATGAAATTAACATTGTTGCTCAAGAAAGCAAACATCAGCTGAATAAGAGTGTAAGCGTTAAGGCCCTAACATTCAATGGCTCTGTCCCAGGTTCCCAATTACGGGTAAAGCAAGGAGAAAAAGTAAAAATCAACCTAAAGAATAAACTTAATGAACCAGTGTCCATTCACTGGCATGGGATTCCAGTTCCCAATGAAATGGATGGCATACCAGGTGTGACACAAAACGCAGTCCAGCCAGGTGAAACCTTCACATATGAATTTTCAGCCGAGGATCCTGGAACATACATGTACCATACCCATCAAAATGCTGTTGAGCAAATGGATAAAGGTCTATACGGTTCATTTATTGTAGAACCAAAAGAGAAGACTTATGATCGTGACTATACCCTCATGCTTGATGAGTGGATGAGCAAGCCTGTAGAAGGTGAATCCACCATGGAAGGAATGGATCATAACAACATGGGTTCAGAAGAAGATAATGATAAAGAGTCTGATTCTGAAGAATCAAGTATGAGCGGCATGGATCACAGCAGCATGGAGTCAGAAGGCAATGAAAGCATGAATGGTATGGGGGAAATGGGCCATGACATGAGTGCTTACGATATCTTTTCGATAAATGGCAAAAGCGGCGACAGCATTGAGCCTTTAATGGTAAAACAAGGAGAAAAAGTCAGAATTCGACTTATCAACGCAGGATTTATGTCTCATAAAATCCATCTGCATGGCCATGATTTCAAAGTGGCAGCCATTGATGGACAAGAACTAAATGAACCAAAGGAAATTAAAGATAAGGTGATTTCAATAGCCCCTGGTGAGCGTTATGATATAGAGTTTACAGCAGACAACCCTGGCGAATGGTTTATAGAGTGCCACGGGGACATGGAAGGCACACGTGGAATGAAGACAATGATACAATATGAAAACTCTCCTGGCTCTACTGATAAGTCCAACCAATCCGAAGAGCTTCCAGAATTCACATTTATGAATTATGGCGGTTCTGACAAAGGTGAGTTTTCGCTGGATCAGGAATATGATGTTGACTATAAAATGGATTTAAACACAGCGATGGATGGTAGCGAAATGGCTTATACGATTAACGGCAATACTTTCCCAGAAACTGATAACATTAATGTCAAGGATGGCGACCTCGTTAAGGTGACACTGACTAATAATTCTATGATGGATGACCACCCTATGCATCTGCACGGCCACTTCTTCCAGGTCCTCAGCAAGAATGGGAAACCTGTAGAAGGTTCTCCGATCATGAAAGATACGATTAACTTAAAGCCTGGTGATGAATATGTGGTTGCGTTTAAAGCAGATAATCCTGGCAATTGGCTATTCCATTGTCATGATCTTCACCATGCGACAGCGGGAATGGTGAATATGGTTAAATACG
It encodes the following:
- a CDS encoding multicopper oxidase family protein codes for the protein MKIKLLAIFIFSIIFLAACSNSGMSGMDHGNMDMEEENNSEVKENDEGLQTTNTTETLTGNEINIVAQESKHQLNKSVSVKALTFNGSVPGSQLRVKQGEKVKINLKNKLNEPVSIHWHGIPVPNEMDGIPGVTQNAVQPGETFTYEFSAEDPGTYMYHTHQNAVEQMDKGLYGSFIVEPKEKTYDRDYTLMLDEWMSKPVEGESTMEGMDHNNMGSEEDNDKESDSEESSMSGMDHSSMESEGNESMNGMGEMGHDMSAYDIFSINGKSGDSIEPLMVKQGEKVRIRLINAGFMSHKIHLHGHDFKVAAIDGQELNEPKEIKDKVISIAPGERYDIEFTADNPGEWFIECHGDMEGTRGMKTMIQYENSPGSTDKSNQSEELPEFTFMNYGGSDKGEFSLDQEYDVDYKMDLNTAMDGSEMAYTINGNTFPETDNINVKDGDLVKVTLTNNSMMDDHPMHLHGHFFQVLSKNGKPVEGSPIMKDTINLKPGDEYVVAFKADNPGNWLFHCHDLHHATAGMVNMVKYDGFKPSFTPDSNANNKPE